The Colletotrichum higginsianum IMI 349063 chromosome 2, whole genome shotgun sequence genome has a segment encoding these proteins:
- a CDS encoding Integral membrane protein: MEFSGMKSWVARSEEGERLSDIAHNLPPIPVAGLSSVIQIVTYILSALATLVIALRIYVRLKLSGTERTWGWDDTFAVAGWAPLWPSVAFLIIATRWGLGARDAQVPEGMLAYYQIRVKEDMFYFEVIYFASSILTKLAMAVMILRLSSTRVYAYIIWGNMVVLGTNGFICMVIMFVSCSPIPALWNEKLGYCRMPQGWMLVSYAGSVVLAMVDWTCAVTPFFMLQGLQMPKRRKISLQVILSLGIIGSAAGLVRMGYYHAYDTKAHPHESLYNWGHTVLWSVLEACLGIIACSLPPLRKLFASFYPSSQGKSGDQSRGTDVNPARVAQNWAFSQCNLEETRSSAEKSVLREISLMTCIQYPASEEF; the protein is encoded by the exons ATGGAGTTCTCCGGCATGAAGTCCTGGGTTGCTCGGAGCGAAGAGGGCGAACGTCTGTCAGACATTGCCCATAACCTTCCCCCGATACCAGTGGCAGGACTCTCAAGTGTCATTCAGATTGTGACATACATCCTGTCTGCACTGGCTACGCTCGTGATAGCCCTGCGCATCTACGTCAGGCTTAAGCTGTCGGGAACGGAGCGAACATGGGGCTGGGACGACACGTTCGCCGTCGCCGGATGG GCTCCCCTTTGGCCCTCCGTGGCGTTCCTCATCATTGCGACTCGCTGGGGGCTCGGGGCCCGCGACGCCCAGGTCCCCGAGGGGATGCTCGCCTACTACCAGATCCGAGTCAAGGAAGACATGTTCTACTTCGAGGTCATCTACTTCGCCTCGTCCATCCTGACCAAGCTGGCCATGGCCGTCATGATCCTCCGGCTGAGCTCGACCCGCGTCTACGCGTACATCATCTGGGGGAACATGGTGGTGCTGGGGACCAACGGGTTCATCTGCATGGTCATCATGTTTGTCAGCTGCTCCCCCATACCGGCTCTCTGGAATGAAAAGCT GGGTTACTGTCGCATGCCGCAGGGGTGGATGCTCGTCAGCTACGCGGGCTCCGTGGTCCTGGCCATGGTGGACTGGACGTGTGCCGTGACGCCATTCTTCATGCTCCAGGGCCTCCAGATGCCCAAGAGACGCAAGATCTCGCTCCAAGTCATCCTCAGCCTGGGCATCATCGGCAGCGCCGCCGGTCTCGTGCGCATGGGATACTACCACGCCTACGACACCAAGGCTCACCCGCACGAGTCTCTCT ACAATTGGGGCCATACGGTGCTCTGGTCGGTGCTCGAGGCGTGTCTCGGCATCATTGCCTGctctctgccgccgctccgCAAGCTCTTCGCCTCTTTCTATCCAAGTTCCCAGGGCAAATCAGGCGATCAGTCTCGAGGAACTGACGTCAAT CCTGCTAGGGTGGCACAGAATTGGGCGTTCTCGCAGTGCAACCTCGAGGAGACACGGTCATCGGCCGAAAAGAGCGTTCTCCGCGAGATCAGTCTCATGACTTGCATTCAATATCCAGCCAGCGAGGAATTTTGA
- a CDS encoding Beta-xylanase, with the protein MRFSALTAAGLLALPGVSANLHELAVAAGKKYFGTATDNSELTDTAYVEMLKDSKMFGQITPGNGQKWQFTEKSQGVFSYTSGDEIAALAKTNGQLLRCHTLVWHSQLPSWVSSGTWTKEQLTAIIDTHVSNVAGHYKGQCYAWDVVNEALNEDGTYRDSVFYKVLGTDFIPISFKAAATADPDAKLYYNDYNIELAGGKQKEVLNIIKSVKDAGARIDGLGLQAHLIVGSAGSRSALAAVLKSYVDAGVTEVAYTELDIRHKAIPADAAAQEQQATDYVSVVGACLDVPECVGVTIWDFTDKYSWIPSVFPGTGEALPWDENLKPKPAYTSISSLLAAAGTGGAAAPATSAPPVAAAPTSAAAAAPTSEPPAAEPTPESSAPAAPAAPTAAAAAAGGAARWAQCGGIGFTGATACQTGLTCEKQNDYYSQCV; encoded by the exons ATGCGCTTCTCCGCCCTCACCGCAGCTGGCCTGCTCGCCCTCCCCGGCGTCAGCGCCAACCTGCACGagctggccgtcgccgccggcaagaagTACTTCGGCACCGCCACCGACAACTCGGAGCTCACCGACACCGCCTACGTCGAGATGCTCAAGGACAGCAAGATGTTTGGCCAGATCACGCCCGGCAACGGCCAGAAGTGGCAGTTCACCGAGAAGAGCCAGGGCGTCTTCTCCTACACctcgggcgacgagatcGCGGCGCTCGCAAAGACCAACGGCCAGCTCCTCCGCTGCCACACCCTCGTCTGGCACTCCCAGCTCCCCAGCTGGGTCTCGTCCGGCACCTGGACCAAGGAGCAGCTGacggccatcatcgacaccCACGTGTCCAACGTCGCCGGCCACTACAAGGGCCAGTGCTACGCCTGGGACGTCGTCAACGAGGCCCTCAACGAGGACGGCACCTACCGCGACAGCGTCTTCTACAAGGTCCTCGGCACCGACTTCATCCCCATCTCcttcaaggccgccgccaccgccgacccGGACGCCAAGCTCTACTACAACGACTACAACATCGAGCTCGCTGGCGGCAAGCAGAAGGAGGTCCTCAACATCATCAAGAGCgtcaaggacgccggcgcccgcatcgacggcctcggcctccaggcccacctcatcgtcggcagcgccggctcccgctccgccctcgccgccgtcctcaagtcctacgtcgacgccggcgtcaccGAGGTCGCCTACACCGAGCTCGACATCCGCCACAAGGCCatccccgccgacgccgccgcccaggagcagcaggccacCGACTACGtcagcgtcgtcggcgcctgCCTGGACGTCCCCGAGTGCGTCGGCGTCACCATCTGGGACTTCACCGACAAGTACTCTTGGATCccctccgtcttccccgGCACCGGTGAGGCCCTCCCCTGGGACGAGAACCTCAAGCCCAAGCCCGCGTACACCAGCATCTCcagcctcctcgccgccgccggcaccggtggcgctgccgcccctGCTACCTCTGCGccccccgtcgccgccgcgccaacctctgctgctgccgccgcgcccACCAGCGAgcctcccgccgccgagccTACCCCCGAGAGCTCTGCCCCCGCCGCTCCC GCTGctcccaccgccgccgccgccgcagctgGCGGTGCCGCTCGCTGGGCTCAGTGCGGTGGCATCGGATTCACCGGCGCTACCGCCTGCCAGACGGGCCTCACCTGCGAGAAGCAAAACGACTACTACAGCCAGTGCGTTTAA
- a CDS encoding BCL5p: MFGLFSGQRKAPQRVSTDRVVPVGFFDDTVIFRTFVLYTLFVFDDVLDAAKLRGSLESVVSRPGWDKLGARLRRNDRGELEHHIPQKFSRDRPAIGYDHVDLNDVAIEDHPSASRIPRPPSDGRPAVVGDPNELDDLIHGPRIPKGLDDYLYEDQPELGLRIVSFKNSTVVVLHWIHLAIDAVGMRSLMQAWMLALQGRHEAIPKPLAAEQYALEDVGKAPKETHVLADRLLSMPGLISWVVRNAYGLAFCKKEHRMVCMPAAYLEKLREKALVELAAAAEAASEGRKDSPFVSDGDVLVAWAARLSMSNLPKDSERLVAIQQAYQWRPVLKDLIPPERPFLSNCVGFLVTLIPAKDLLQKPLSYAASQVRRSVKEQGSREQVEAYAELIRRDPGNRAPPFLGASSMQLIGFSNWQQGNVYGLDLSSAAVGPRDAPLMPSYVQNVQGPYNFTDGIIIVGKDAGGNYWMSGYRVQGLWELMEREMAKEEI; the protein is encoded by the exons ATGTTTGGTCTCTTCTCCGGCCAGCGGAAGGCGCCGCAGCGCGTGTCGACCGACCGCGTGGTCCCAGTCGGGTTCTTTGACGATACTGTCATCTTCAGGACGTTCGTCTTGTACACgctcttcgtcttcgacgaTGTACTGGATGCCGCCAAGCTTCGCGGGTCTCTCGAGAGTGTGGTGAGCCGTCCCGGCTGGGACAAGCTGGGGGCTAGGCTCAGGCGAAAC GATCGTGGAGAGCTCGAACATCACATACCACAAAAGTTCTCCCGGGACCGTCCCGCCATCGGCTACGACCACGTGGATCTAAATGACGTGGCGATCGAGGACCATCCTTCGGCATCGCGGATCCCCCGTCCGCCATCCGATGGGAGACCGGCAGTTGTGGGAGACCCGAATGAATTGGACGACCTCATCCATGGTCCCCGGATCCCGAAGGGGCTGGATGACTACCTCTACGAGGACCAACCCGAGCTCGGCCTCCGAATCGTGTCTTTCAAGAACTCGACAGTTGTCGTACTGCACTGGATACACCtggccatcgacgccgtcggtATGAGGTCCCTCATGCAGGCCTGGATGCTGGCTCTCCAGGGAAGGCATGAGGCGATACCGAAAccgctcgccgccgagcagtATGCCTTGGAAGACGTCGGAAAAGCTCCCAAGGAAACCCATGTGCTCGCTGACCGGCTCCTGTCCATGCCGGGTCTCATTTCATGGGTGGTCCGGAATGCGTACGGCCTCGCCTTTTGCAAGAAGGAGCATCGCATGGTCTGCATGCCGGCGGCGTACCTCGAGAAGCTGAGGGAGAAGGCTCTGGTGGaacttgctgctgctgctgaagcgGCCAGCGAGGGCAGAAAGGACTCGCCGTTCGTGAgtgacggcgacgtcctcgtAGCGTGGGCTGCGCGTCTGTCCATGTCAAATCTGCCGAAAGACTCTGAGAGATTG GTCGCCATCCAACAGGCATATCAGTGGCGGCCGGTCCTGAAGGACCTCATACCGCCCGAGCGACCATTCCTCAGCAACTGCGTCGGTTTCTTGGTCACACTCATCCCGGCAAAGGACCTTCTCCAGAAGCCGCTCAGCTACGCGGCGTCGCAGGTTCGCAGGTCTGTCAAGGAGCAAGGCTCGcgcgagcaggtcgaggcGTACGCCGAGCTCATCCGACGGGACCCCGGGAacagggcgccgccgttTCTCGGCGCGAGCTCCATGCAACTGATCGGGTTCTCGAACTGGCAGCAGGGCAACGTGTACGGGCTCGACTTGTCGTCCGCTGCCGTCGGGCCGCGGGACGCGCCGCTGATGCCGTCGTACGTGCAGAATGTGCAGGGGCCGTACAACTTCACAGACGGGATCATCATCGTGGGCAAGGATGCAGGGGGGAACTACTGGATGTCGGGATATAGAGTCCAGGGGCTCTGGGAGTtgatggagagagagatggctAAGGAGGAAATATGA
- a CDS encoding Fungal specific transcription factor: protein MANPLAQAQVSAPAVSQAAMPLAVVAVVDENPPTQCLPPPPGPLRKPRRRNHHELYDKIARIESLLSQHGVHPEPETGPGPGKDRDPRFCPQSHTVEMEGVRESAETRPPRAQVAKGQLVQTWNGGLEFRDSKAMAVVFEDTQFHTISALIDVEFDQATWLPAVEAPQNGRRSLDSNGSSSASQPPVCVPSAHTINVLWDVFLDRVDPVTKIIHAPTFRMRVVEAANNFTNTPLATLALLFSVFLTASGSLSEHEHWEKLSLCKSDAVAEYTLGLKRALTEMNYLKNHNLDVLRSLALYSLFQQTRYGLHDPWVLNGVVVNIAYRMRLHLDGSHANLSPFECEMRRRLWWQIVILELRSGGAFGTGSHLLPSGRDTRIPLNVNDEDLIPAMIVEPRPRDGPTEMSFCIMTYEAKKHVLALPRLLSIDDVLWSQMPSPTHPYGSSSTERSETINLLQTFMEEEQRTMGPLEDRLCPDPATNPLHAMARWGREALSRIAQLIVTPMEEASEWGTEVHGPDDNFFRINLAANEEALLARQAAGRRFAWHADIDFRMQTFYYLGAQLRTRVAGSLADRVWAVMERTYALRGELWELKDKENMTLANLLLAAWERRVAYFAGEGVVLPEPPFLTRLRDEVMTIKAEALGIF, encoded by the exons ATGGCAAACCCGCTAGCCCAGGCCCAGGTCTCGGCTCCAGCCGTCAGCCAGGCTGCGATGCCGTTGGCCGTTGTCGCCGTTGTGGACGAGAACCCTCCCACGC AGTGCCtaccgccgcctcccggTCCCCTTCGCAAGCCAAGGCGTCGTAACCACCACGAGCTATACGATAAGATTGCCCGAATCGAGTCCCTCCTGAGCCAGCATGGCGTACATCCGGAGCCGGagacggggccggggccaGGCAAGGATCGGGACCCGCGCTTCTGCCCGCAGTCCCATACCGTAGAGATGGAAGGCGTCCGGGAGTCTGCAGAAACCAGACCGCCCCGGGCACAAGTTGCCAAGGGGCAGCTCGTTCAGACATGGAACGGCGGTCTCGAGTTCCGTGACAGCAAGGCCATGGCCGTTGTCTTTGAGGAC ACGCAGTTCCACACCATCAGCGCCctcatcgacgtcgagttCGACCAGGCAACGTGGCTACCAGCCGTGGAGGCGCCTCAGAACGGCCGGCGAAGCCTCGACTCCAACGGCTCGTCGTCCGCGTCCCAACCCCCCGTCTGCGTCCCGTCGGCGCACACGATCAACGTCCTCTGGGACGTGTTCCTCGACCGCGTCGACCCCGTCACGAAGATCATCCACGCGCCGACGTTCCGCAtgcgcgtcgtcgaggccgccaacaACTTCACCAACACTCCGCTGGCGACGCTGGCTCTTCTCTTCTCGGTATTCCTGACGGCGTCGGGATCGCTGTCGGAACATGAGCACTGGGAGAAGCTGAGCCTCTGCAAGAGCGATGCCGTCGCTGAATACACGCTGGGACTCAAGAGGGCTCTCACCGAGATGAACTACCTCAAAAACCACAACCTGGACGTGCTGCGGAGCCTGGCTTTGTATTCG CTGTTCCAGCAGACTCGGTATGGCTTGCACGACCCGTGGGTGTTGAACGGCGTCGTAGTCAACATCGCCTACCGCATGCGCCTCCACCTTGACGGGTCGCACGCGAATCTCTCCCCCTTCGAGTGCGAGATGCGGCGGCGTCTCTGGTGGCAGATCGTCATCCTCGAACTGAGGTCCGGCGGCGCCTTTGGGACCGGCTCGCATCTGCTACCCAGCGGCCGGGACACCCGCATCCCTCTCAACGTCAACGACGAGGATCTGATCCCGGCCATGATCGTCGAGCCCCGGCCCCGTGACGGGCCGACCGAGATGTCGTTCTGCATCATGACGTACGAGGCCAAGAAACACGTCCTGGCACTGCCTCGGCTGCTCTCGATCGACGACGTGCTATGGAGCCAGATGCCATCGCCAACCCACCCGTAcggcagctcctcgaccgagCGCTCGGAAACGATCAACCTCCTCCAGACCTTCATGGAAGAGGAACAGAGAACTATGGGCCCGCTGGAGGACCGACTGTGCCCCGACCCGGCCACGAACCCGCTCCACGCCATGGCGCGCTGGGGCCGGGAGGCGCTCTCGCGCATCGCCCAGCTCATCGTGACGCCGATGGAGGAGGCCTCGGAATGGGGCACCGAGGTCCACGGCCCGGATGACAACTTCTTCCGCATCAACCTCGCGGCGAACGAGGAGGCCCTCCTCGCGCGgcaggccgccggccgccgcttcGCCTGGCACGCCGACATCGACTTCCGCATGCAGACCTTCTACTACCTCGGCGCCCAGCTGCGCACCCGCGTCGCGGGCTCCCTGGCCGACAGGGTCTGGGCGGTCATGGAGCGCACGTACGCGCTGCGCGGGGAGCTGTGGGAgctcaaggacaaggagaacaTGACGCTGGCGAACCTGCTGCTCGCGGCGTGGGAGAGGCGCGTGGCGTACTTtgccggggagggggtggtgcTGCCCGAGCCGCCATTCCTGACGAGGCTGCGGGACGAGGTCATGACGATCAAGGCCGAGGCGTTGGGGATCTTTTGA
- a CDS encoding RTA1 like protein gives MSTNETFIPTYETCKEVTDECPVEFTVYGTDLSKPAATFFGIAFGVLLVFQLYFGIRSRTWSFIIWLGIGTIFEVLGYWARTKLAENPWDLDAFTQQYLTLLLAPTLVAAAISVTFKHLVIWYGAQWSVLRPSLYPWVFVGTDFLSIFIQVAGGAITAANASGSSSESMAKAGEKLVVGGVAFQVANMVCCGLLMLVYIVRRRSGLARGDRLHEDASLINSDGQSLSRATATEEEAGRVRKFVYALVVAYIAILVRCSYRIAENIPAISLNILRNEPLFLGLDSAMIMIAVGAVTVFHPFIFFPFLKESKHMKKRSKQHGDYRMQDMS, from the exons ATGTCAACCAACGAGACCTTCATCCCGACGTACGAGACGTGCAAGGAGGTCACAGACGAGTGCCCCGTCGAGTTCACGGTGTACGGGACCGACCTCTccaagccggcggcgaccttcTTCGGCATCGCCTTTGGCGTCCTGCTCGTCTTCCAGCTGTACTTCGGCATCCGCTCGCGGACCTGGTCCTTCATCATCTGGCTCGGCATCGGCACCATCTTCGAGGTGCTGGGCTACTGGGCGCGCaccaagctcgccgagaaccCGTGGGACCTCGACGCCTTCACGCAGCAGTACCTcacgctgctgctggcgccgacgCTCGTCGCGGCCGCCATCTCCGTCACGTTCAAGCACCTCGTCATCTGGTACGGCGCGCAGTGGTCCGTCCTGCGGCCGTCGCTGTACCCCTGGGTCTTTGTCGGCACCGACTTCCTCTCCATTTTCATCcaggtcgccggcggcgccatcacGGCGGCCAACGCGTCCGGGTCGAGCAGCGAGTCCATGGCCAAGGCgggcgagaagctcgtcgtcggcggcgtggcgTTCCAGGTGGCCAACATGGTCTGCTGCGGGCTTCTCATGCTCGTCTACATCGTGCGGCGCAGGTCCGGGCTCGCGCGGGGCGACCGCCTGCACGAGGACGCCTCCCTGATCAACAGCGACGGGCAGTCCCTGTCGCGGGCCACGGCgacggaagaggaggccggcCGCGTGCGCAAGTTTGTGTATGCCCTCGTCGTGGCGTACATTGCCATCTTGGTCCGTTGCTCTTACCG AATCGCCGAGAACATCCCCGCCATCTCCCTAAACATTCTACGCAACGAGCCGCTGTTCCTGGGCCTCGACAGCGCGATGATCATGATcgccgtcggtgccgtcACCGTCTTCCACCCGTTCATCTTCTTCCCTTTCTTGAAGGAGTCGAAGCACATGAAGAAGCGGAGCAAGCAACACGGTGACTACCGGATGCAGGACATGTCATGA